The window GGGGGAGGTAGTGGTCCCATAGTGGTCCGACGCCCTTTGAATCTCTGAGTATGGAAACCCATAGGCTCCGGATTCCTGATCTATAGATATGCAGTGTGAGACTATAAATCTAATTTACTCTGGGTGGGTTTATTTCCTGCCTAATGACGTTAGCATTTAACTGAAATGGAGATGTCGATGCACTGATATATTTGAAAGATGAGGAAACAAAATGGAATTTAATGAAAGACAGAGGTTGAACCCCAAACGTGAGTTTCCCCTTCTCTGTCTGACCTTTTTGTATATCTACCAGAAACCAAAAGAGTtatggaacgaattgcaaacatttctgaagctggagactcacatctccctcactagcctttaagcaccagctgtcagagcattttacagatcactgcacctgtacttaggtgggctgtttacagataggctatctacctacctcatccccatactggtatatatttattttgctcctttgcaccccagtatctttacctgcacattcatcttctgccgatctaccattccagtgtttaactgctatattgtaattacttcgccaccatggcctagtttatttccttaacttacctcctttgtactcactgtatatagaccttttgttttgttctactgtattattgactgtatgttttgtttattccatgtgtaactctgttgtatgtgtcgaattgctactctttatcttggccaggtcgcagttacaaatgagaacttgttctcaactagcctacctggttaaataaaggtgaaatatatatatatttgaaatggTTCGTCGCTGGATCTAACTGGTACAACCACAAGCCTACTAACTAGCACAGTATGATCTGATTATGCAGTTTTTTTTCTCGTATACCTCTGTCCTCCTTGCACAGTAACTATTCAGTAGTCTACTTTGGCCTGTAAGGAGATTTATATGTACTGTGGAGTAGTAGTTGAACTAAAGCACTTCTCATGTCTAAACTGAAACGCAACATCTACTGTACCTGAGCGATATCTGAATGCTGAAGGAAAGCCCAGAATGTGATGTTTTGTGTTTGAACACAAAGTGTTAATCACTGTTAGAGTTGGCAGGAATGTCATGTGTTTTGTGTTTTACTGAATAATGTGAAGTTTGGTGTTTTACTTGTGTGTAAATGTGAGCTTAATTTGACTTACTCTATAAATATCGCAAATACTGGAGTGAGGATTTTTGTTTGTGTAATGTTAGCTTCATGCATGTTTGGTCCGTATCAGAATGTTGTTATTATTAGTTGAGCCTGAATGCTACTATCGTTGCTGTTAACTAATCTAGTTGTTCTCTTGGACTGATAACCCATTGGCTCTCCTCATCCTGTGTTTAGTATATCTGTTGCTGTTAACTCCGGGCCATTAGAGGGTTTGTAATTGGGTGTTtgtcttatttttttttactggttTGTGAGCAACTGAGTAGTATTTCCACATTTTGGAAGATCTCTCCTATATGTATGATGGGAACATTTGTAAGTTCTTGTGTGAGGGTATTCATatagtaggctatatacagtacccgtcacaagtttggacaccagctcattcaagggtttttctttattttttactattttctacattgtagaaaagtagTTGTcttctatgaaataacacatggaatcatgtagtaatcaaaatgttactttagattcttcaaagtagacaccctttgccttgatgatagctttgcaaactcttttcattctctcaaccagcttcatgaggtagtcacctggaatccatttcaattaacaggtgtgccttgttaaaagtacattttgtggaatttctttcctttttaatgcatttgagccaatcaaatgttgtgttgtgacaaggtaagggtggtatacagaagatagccctatttggtaaaagaccaagtccatattatggcaagaacagctcaaataagcaaagagaaacgacagtccatcatgactttaagacatgaaggtcagtcaatctggaaaattcagagaattttgaaagtttcttcaagtgcagtgcaAAAACCACCAAGTGCTATGgttaaactggctctcatgaggaccgccacaggaaaggaagacccagatatACTTCTACTGCAGAGGATTAGTTCATTAGCTGCACCTCcgattgcaggccaaataaatgcttcactgagttcaaataacagacacatcttaacatcaacttttcagagggaAATTGTGTGAATCAGCCCTTtatggtcgatttgctgcaaagaaaccactaacgaacaccaataataagagacttgcttgggccaagaaatgcgagcaatggacattagactggtggaaatctgtcctttggtctgatgagtccaaattagagatttttggttccaaccgccatgctTTTGTGAGAcggagagtaggtgaacggatgctctccgcatgtgtggttctcaccgtgaagcatggaggaggtatgatggtatggaggtgctttgctggtgacactgatttatttagaagtcaaggcgcatttaaccagcatggctaccacagcattctgcagcgatacgccatccaatctggtttgcgcttagtcccactataatttgtttttcaacaggatgtGCATGGAAACCTGGTTTATGACATAATGGAATGTTCTAAAGCTGCCACTATGACATAATGGCATTATCCGCACCTCTCTGGCCACTACGACATAATGACattccccgcacctctctgattcatttgggttaaatgcggaagacacattttgcTTTAATGCATTGTTGTGCAGCTGACTACATATAACCCTTTCCCTAAAACGGCCGCAATGACATAATGGCATTCTCTTAAAGAGCCACTATGACATCATAATGACTGTCTCTAACATACCGGTATCCACTATGACATCGTACTGAATTGTTGAATGTAACAATATTCTGGTTGGTTAGGGGTTATTTGCTGCTTGGATAAAACAGCCACAACCCTTGTAATGCTGCTGTCCTGCAGTCCCCTGAATTGTGGTTGTGAAGTGATGGGGGAAATAAATATTGAGAATTTAGTATGCCAATCAGACTTTCCAGTGCGACGTGTTCATTTCAACCTCTTTTTATATACTATCTCATGTCATGTGTTTATGGAACCATAATGTTTTATTGTATTCATTTTAATATTCTCATACTCCTTCAGTCCTAGACCCAACCGAGGCTAAAGTTAGCAACTAGCAATTGCAAATAATTTGGCAAGATGCAATATGTACCAGTTGTGTCTGATAATCTGATCATTTAGAAAGGGGAAGGAATATTTTTCAATCTCAATTAGTCTTGGTGTCCTCAATGTTTGAGTCTCTTATCTTGTGGGTTTAGGTTTGCTGTTACAAAGATGAGCTTGAAAATAGAAAACTCAAAAGTCACTGATATTTTTGTAACAAACTAATGATTGATAGACATGGTAGCCCCACTCCTTTACTTTGGACTGCAgcattgatttgattttgaacagGTATATAAACCAAGGCTGGCCATTTACTGCCACTTGCAGTTCTGGAATGTTTGCTCACAAGTATAATTAATTGTCTTATTCCTTTTGATGCCCTGGATGGACtcatgtgatccttccttaacccataggaagtcaCACCAAGTTGACTACTTCAGTGGTGAAAGTCATCAAGGGTGCTGTCCATGCTAAAACTGACTTTTGGGCACTATAGTCCTCTATATCAGTGCCACCATGATGCGACTGCTTGTCATCTCTGCAAAATTACTACCACCTGGACAATGAGACGGCTGTTTGGGCAGTACAAAGGCATCGGCTCTCCCATGATGGGCCGAACCTTCATCAACGCCATAGTGCTTGGAATGCGGTTATTGGCATTCCATGACACCCCTATGAACAGAGCTTTTACGTACTAGGCAAAAAAGACGACTACCAATACTCTCTGACAGCTAAAAACAGTCTGAAGGAGAAAATGGTCATCCATTGTGCACATTTGTATGGCTAGGGTGAAACCAGGTCATCACCTAAGGTACCACTCTGGGCAGATGGAGGCTAAAGATGGATAGGAGGAGTTCTGGAAGACGTTTGGAGGAGCTGTAAGAAGAGGCCTCTGGTGAATGTTCACACTGCTGGTGAATGTGGTCTTCTGACCCTACCAGATGGGCAGAGGAAGGGAGATGCTGTCTTGGTATCATAATCATCTGCGTCTTTTTCTGCACGATCTTTGTAAAACTGTAAAGGCTAAAGAAGAGAGCAAGAGCGTGAAGGCGAGCTGAACCAGTGTGCGTCGCGAGCTACACTGCTTCCTGACTTTTTATACTGAACTAAcactgcatttacacaggcagcccaatttgtgatttttatttctttcactaattggtcaaaagatcagaattggtgtGCCTGTGAAATTGAAAGTGTCATATTACCTGAAGTTGACATTTGCTTGTCTATGTTCAGTGTTCTTTTTGGCATGTTGGAACCACATTTGACCCTTTTTTTTTAATTCGTGGGAGACTGAGTGTGGAGTTTTAATCACGGTTGATCGCTTCAAAACTGTTAGAGGGTAGAGTGGTTAGCACTGAGGGGGGTTTCCATAGGAGGCGGCATCATTTGACTATAAAAGGGAGGACGATTAAATTATTCCTTCTTTTGGATGCTGAAGATCGGATAGACTTGTGGTCACTGAATGGGttaatgagcatgaaaacgatgtaaaccatatgccgtggccatctcagtcaccagatctcaacccaattgaacacatatgggagattctggagggGTGCCTGAGAATtttttttccaccaccatcaacaaaacttCAAATGATGGAATATAGCATCCCTCCAATTGAGCTCCAgaaacttgtagaatctatgcccaGTTGGATTGAATCAGTTCTTGCTCatgctggcccaatgctctattaaaacactttatgttggtgttccccttattttggcagttacctgtatatgttTATGAATTCATGACCAAGTATTTGACCTGTTTTGGCAACCTTCACGTATTAACttttatttttctactgtgttactaAGGCACCGGGGAGAAGAAGTCCAAGAGGAAGCTGTACAAGAACTCCCTGGACTGTCTAGCACATATCTACAAGCGGGAGGGGCTGCTGGGCGTGAACCGCGGCATGGTCACCACGTTGATCCGAGAGACCCCCTGCTTTGGAGTCTACTTCCTGACCTACGACATCCTAACCCGCTCCATTGGCTGCGAGCCCGGCGACCGTTACATGATCCCCAAGCTGCTCTTTGCTGGCGGGATGTCCGGGGTCACCTGCTGGCTGTCCACCTATCCTGTGGATGTGATTAAGTCCCGCCTCCAGGCAGACGGGGTGGGCGGAGTCTACCAGTACAGCAGCATCGCTGACTGCGTGCGGCAGAGTGTGAAGAGGGAGGGGCTCATAGTGTTCACGCGAGGTCTCACCTCCACCCTGCTCAGGGCGTTTCCCGTCAATGCTGTCACCTTTGCCACAGTCACTCTGGTGCTGATGTACGCACGGGGGGTGGAGGGGCCAAAGGACAGTGAACCCGCGACCCCCGTCACTGCTCACCACACACAGCTGCAGCAGCAGGACCAAGCCTCCAGCCTGTGACCTGAGTCTGGAGGTGTTACACCCACCTGAGCTGCTCTAtggtggggtgggggagggagggaaacccATAGGGCCAAATGCACTTTGAATCTGAGTATGGAAGCACATATACATACAGCTGAATCAGGAGTCTATCTATAGATATGCAGTGTCTCCACTTGACTTGTAAATATAATTTACTCAAAGCACTGATATCGTTGGaagatgagagaaagaaagaaaattgaATGTAGTGAGACAGATGCTGAACCCAAAGCTTGATATGCTTCTAATATTTCTTCTGAAAACCAAAATAGTTATGGTTAGGTCACTGGTACAATCACAAGTCCACTAACTAGGACTgtaaatccaatcaaattttatGTTTCACATACTTTGTAGACaaccagtgaaatgcttacttactacgGGTccttttcccaacaatgcagagctaAAGATAAGATATCTTTTTTGAATAAAAATAGGGACGTGGGGATTAAATACACAGTAAATAAGAATAATGATTCAAAATAACATGGCAGTATACAaacgatgtgcaggggtactaggtaattgaggtacagctgaagtcggaagtttacatagaccttagccaaatacgtttaaactcagtttttcacaattcctgacattttaatcctagttaaaatgtcctgtcttaggtcagttaggatcaccactttattttaagaatgtgaaatgtcagaataattgtagagtgattttatttgggcttttatttctttcatcacattcccagtgggtcagaagtttacatacactcaattagtatttggtagcattgcctttaaattgtttaacttgggtcaaacattttgggtagccttccacaagcttcccccacagtgagttgggtgaattttggcccattcctcctgacagagctggtgtaactgagtcaggtttgtaggcctccttgctcgcacacgctttttcagttctgcccacatattttctttaggattgaggtcagggcttgatttgttgtccttaagccattttgccacaactttggaagtatgcttggactcattgtccatttggatgacccatttgtgactaagctttaacttcctgactgatgtcttgatgttgcttcaatatatccacataattgtcctgcctagtgatgccatctattttgtaaagtacaccagttcctcctgcagcaaggcaccccaacaacatgatgctgccacccccgtgcttcacggttgggatggtgttcttcggcttgcaagcctccccctatttcctacaaacataacgatggtcattatggccaaacagttctatttttgtttcatcagaccagaggacatttctccaaaaagtacaatatttgtccatgtgcagtttcaaaccgtagtcttgtCTTTttttcaggttatgtggatatagatacttttgtacctggttcctccagcatcttcacaaggtcctttgctgttctgggattgatttgcacattttgcagtacattcatctctaggagacagaacgcgtctccttcctgagcggtatgatggctgcgtggtcccatggtgtttatacttgcatactattatttgaacagatgaacgtggtaccttcaggcgtttggaaattgctcccaaggaagaaccagacttgtggaggtctacaattttttttctgaggtcttggctgatttcttttgatttccccatgatgtcaagcaaatgggcactgagtttgaaggtaggcattgaaatacagccacaggtacacctccagtttaatcaaattatgttaattagcctatcagaagcttctaaagccatggcatcattttctggaattttccaagctgttgaaaggcacagtcaacttagtgtatgtaaacttctgacccactggaattgcgatacagtgaattatgtgatacagtgaaataatatgtctgtaaacaattgtgtgtcatgcacaaagtagatgtcctaaccaacttgccaaaactatagtttgttaacaagaaatttgtggagtggttgaaacacttaggttggagtcattaaaacttgtttatgtaaacttccaacttcaactgtagctatgtTGTGTACATATAAATAGGGGTGAAGTGACAAGGCCTCAGGATAGATAAtacacagtagtaacagcagcagcgtgCATGTTCGtttttaactatacttgtgggcaCCAGAAGTTCCCTCATGAATAGTACACTAACAAAAAATTGACCAAGTGGGGACCAAGCAAATGTACCCagaaggtcaaatgctatttctagcgGGTTTAGCATTAAAAATTAGTGTTAGGTTTTCAGGTTTGGTTTAGGGGTTGGGGAGAATTAGGATTTTGAATTGGACTGAAATGTGTCCACACATGGTtagttgtacaagactgtgtggcacccctgtgttgagggtcagcgtggtgaATGCGGtattgcctaccttcaccacctgggggaggcccatcaggaagtccaggatccagttgcagagggaaagGGTGAAATctagtcagttgttcaactgaaatgtgtcttccacatttaacccaacccctctgaatcagaggacGTGTTCAGTTCCAGAGACCTTAgcttagtgccctcaaagctcatcactatggtgttgaaccctgagctgtagttattaaatagcattctcacgtcgGTGCTCCTTTTGTCTAAGTGGGAAAgcacagtgtggagtgcaatagagactgttTCATCCATGGATCTGTTTGGACGATATGCgatttggagtgggtccagggtgtctgggatgattgtgttgatgtgagccatgaccagactttcatggttacagatgtgagtactacggggcgatagtcatttagacatgttaccttggctttcttggACACAGGaatatggtggtttgcttgaaacgtgcactaccgttcaaaagtttggggtcacgtagaaatgtttttgtattttaaagaaaagcaacaaaaaaaatgtcaatttaaaATGTCAAATTTATGCCTCAAGTCCtcagctggcagcttcattaaatagtacccgcaaagcaccagtctcaacgtcaaccgtgaagaggcgactccgggatgctgtccttctaggtagagttccagtgtctgttcttttgcccatcataatcttttatttttattggccagtctgagatatggctttttctttgcatctctgcctagaaggctatCATCCAGGagacgcctcttcactgttaaccttgagactggtgttttgcgggtacaattttaatgaagctgccagttgagaacttgtgaagtgtcggtttctcaaactagacacactaatgtacttgtcctcttgctcacttgtgcaccggggcctcccactcctctttctatcctggttaaagccagtttgctctgttctgtgaagggagtagtacacagcgttgtaccaggtcttcagtttcttggcaatttctcacatggaatagccttcatttctcagaacaagaatagactgacgagtttcagaggaaagtcctttgtttctggccattttgagcctgtaatcgaacccacaaatgctgatgctccagatactcaactagtctaaagaaggccagttttattgcttctttaattagaacaacagCTTTCAGCTGAGCTAACATAAATGCAAAAGGGTTCTCTgatgataaattagcctttttaaaagggtaaacttggattagctaacacaacgtgacattggaacacaggagtgacggttgctgataatgggcctctgtacgcctatttaGATAttattaaaaatcagccgtttccagctacaatagtcatttacaacattaacaatgtctacactgtatttcttatcaatttgatgttattttaatggacaaaaactaatttattctttcaaaaacaaggacatttccaggTGACTCaccatttgaacggtagtgtaggtatTACGGACTGGATCAGGTAGAAAGTGTCAGTggagaagacacttgccagctgctCAACGGATGCTCTTGCATTGTTCattgttgcttgccttgaagcgagcatagaaggcatttagctcgtctggtaggctcgtatcactgggcagctcgtgattgggtttctttttgtaatctgtgatggATAGAGCAAGGCTTGCAAACTGACGAACATAAGAGCTGGtttagtaggattcgatcttagtcctgtattgacactgcctgtttgatggttcatcggaagGCGTAGTGGGacttataagtgtccggattagtgtcccgctccttgaaagcagaagctttagctcagtgcggatgttgcctgtaatctatggcttctggttgggatatgtatgtacggtcactgtggggatgatgcaGTCGaggcacttattaatgaagctggtgactgatgtggtaaactcctcaatgccatcgaatgaatctcggaacatattccattctgtgctagGAAAACGGTGATGTAGCGTAGcatagcatccgcttcatcggaccacttccaaTTGAGCGTGTCGATggtgcttcctgtttgagtttttgcttgtaagcaggaatcaggaagatcgagttatggtcagattcgcctggttatccctactgcctattatctggcagactcacttaGCAGAAATACTTTGTAAAATAAGAAAatcgtgctgtctggtttgcttaatataatggaatttgaaatgatttataatttaaattttgatacttaagtatattttggcTATTTAAacttacttttgatactaaagtacatttaaaaccaaatacttttagacttaagtagtgttttactgggtcactttcacttgagtcattttcttaaggtatctttacttatactcaagtatgacaattgggtactttttccaccactactGGTTGTGTAGGTgaaatgctggtagaaatgagtaaactgaaatgtttttttttcttgcaTTAAA is drawn from Oncorhynchus tshawytscha isolate Ot180627B linkage group LG05, Otsh_v2.0, whole genome shotgun sequence and contains these coding sequences:
- the LOC112250540 gene encoding mitochondrial basic amino acids transporter isoform X2, coding for MFGLYKGIGSPMMGLTFVNAIVFGVQGNTMRYLGHDTPMNQFLAGAAAGAIQCVVCCPMELAKTRMQMQGTGEKKSKRKLYKNSLDCLAHIYKREGLLGVNRGMVTTLIRETPCFGVYFLTYDILTRSIGCEPGDRYMIPKLLFAGGMSGVTCWLSTYPVDVIKSRLQADGVGGVYQYSSIADCVRQSVKREGLIVFTRGLTSTLLRAFPVNAVTFATVTLVLMYARGVEGPKDSEPATPVTAHHTQLQQQDQASSL
- the LOC112250540 gene encoding mitochondrial basic amino acids transporter isoform X1, whose translation is MDFLAGCIGGAAGVLVGHPFDTVKVRLQVQNVDKPLYRGTYHCFQSIVRQESMFGLYKGIGSPMMGLTFVNAIVFGVQGNTMRYLGHDTPMNQFLAGAAAGAIQCVVCCPMELAKTRMQMQGTGEKKSKRKLYKNSLDCLAHIYKREGLLGVNRGMVTTLIRETPCFGVYFLTYDILTRSIGCEPGDRYMIPKLLFAGGMSGVTCWLSTYPVDVIKSRLQADGVGGVYQYSSIADCVRQSVKREGLIVFTRGLTSTLLRAFPVNAVTFATVTLVLMYARGVEGPKDSEPATPVTAHHTQLQQQDQASSL